A stretch of the Arachis stenosperma cultivar V10309 chromosome 6, arast.V10309.gnm1.PFL2, whole genome shotgun sequence genome encodes the following:
- the LOC130933925 gene encoding uncharacterized protein LOC130933925, which translates to MKGPEQRYSSPEKYCLALVYISQRYRQYFQAHQVEVVSKNEGLRFLIEKPMLIGRMSRWALLISEYDVKLVTPTTIKSQALADLLSICPEKATIEELPDQIPGTIKTVYACNEEETWTFMFDGTPSNPQGGVGVVLTDSHGRNLSFMFRLDFSCTNNKAEYKALILGLKMAQEVENKHADALATLGSRVTIQNGQHALEHRVAESPAREEGMFVEGKTNDWRMPIHKQLRTRNITKETRGFFLLNGQIFRKSNDGLLMKCVGEEEGKEKAEQLHGATCEEEGPGLYRRLQRSGIYWPKMKFHCDELQASCKACQETKESMQICNVHNWQQPIVEYLNAGVLPSEKIEAERLKKRSKHYFLRKGELFKKSFTGEMLKCVRDEEKDKVLEEVHQGVCGRHQGGRALWYELIKIGYYWPKMKEDAINWAKRCLQCQKHANLIHAPSVQKNSLKTPYPFHTWAVDFVGPINPPSMGKKWILVTTESFTKWVEAVAVRETNAEAVVRFIKENIICRFGLPSVLVSDNGTHFVNQRVWGVLEQYQIKHHKSSPYYRKAMARTTRHGTTGVTPFSLVYGVEAVLPTEIEVPTARMLLDEARDREAELQELEEKREVVGSKMEEYHRRLALAYDKHVQSRVFLEGDLVLKSVDAVMRKMSLPKWAPK; encoded by the exons ATGAAAGGGCCGGAACAAAGATACTCTTCACCAGAGAAATATTGTCTTGCTCTGGTGTACATCTCACAAAGATACCGACAGTACTTTCAAGCACACCAAGTAGAAGTCGTATCGAAAAATGAAGGTCTCAGATTTTTAATTGAAAAGCCAATGTTGATTGGAAGAATGAGTCGTTGGGCACTCCTAATAAGTGAATATGATGTGAAATTGGTGACACCTACCACCATTAAGAGCCAAGCTTTGGCTGACCTCTTGTCGATCTGTCCTGAAAAAGCAACGATTGAAGAGTTGCCAGATCAGATTCCAGGAACAATAAAGACTGTTTATGCTTGCAATGAAGAGGAAACATGGACCTTCATGTTTGATGGAACACCCTCGAATCCTCAAGGAGGGGTAGGAGTCGTCCTTACAGACTCCCATGGAAGAAACCTGTCCTTCATGTTTCGATTGGATTTCTCTTGCACCAACAATAAGGCAGAGTATAAAGCGCTAATACTTGGTCTAAAGATGGCTCAAGAAGTTG AAAACAAGCATGCGGATGCTTTAGCAACATTGGGGAGTAGAGTCACTATTCAAAATGGACAACATGCTTTGGAACACCGGGTAGCTGAAAGTCCTGCCAGAGAAGAAGGGATGTTTGTGGAAGGAAAAACCAATGATTGGCGAATGCCTATACATAAACAGCTCAGAACACGCAACATCACCAAAGAAACAAGAGGATTTTTCCTCCTCAATGGGCAAATATTCAGAAAAAGCAATGATGGACTCCTCATGAAATGtgtaggagaagaagaagggaaagaaaaagcagaaCAACTGCATGGAGCTACTTGCGAAGAAGAAGGCCCCGGTTTGTACCGAAGGCTCCAGAGGTCGGGTATTTATTGGCCGAAAATGAAGTTTCATTGTGATGAATTACAGGCTTCCTGCAAGGCTTGtcaagaaacaaaagaaagcatgcaaataTGTAATGTTCACAATTGGCAACAACCCATCGTAGAGTACCTCAATGCTGGAGTTTTGCCTTCAGAGAAAATAGAAGCTGAGAGATTGAAGAAGAGATCAAAACACTACTTCTTGCGAAAAGGTGAGTTGTTCAAAAAGAGTTTTACCGGAGAGATGCTAAAATGCGTTCGAgatgaagaaaaagataaagtcTTAGAAGAAGTCCATCAAGGAGTATGTGGGAGACACCAAGGAGGAAGGGCCTTATGGTATGAACTAATCAAGATTGGCTATTACTGGCCAAAAATGAAGGAAGATGCAATCAACTGGGCCAAAAGGTGTCTACAATGCCAAAAGCATGCAAACTTGATACATGCGCCAAGCGTGCAGAAGAACAGCCTCAAAACACCATACCCATTCCATACATGGGCGGTAGATTTTGTGGGACCAATCAACCCCCCATCAATGGGGAAGAAGTGGATTCTAGTTACAACAGAAAGCTTCACCAAGTGGGTGGAGGCTGTCGCTGTCAGGGAAACAAATGCTGAAGCAGTAGTGAGATTTATCAAAGAAAATATAATATGCAGGTTCGGGCTGCCAAGTGTTCTAGTGTCCGATAATGGAACCCACTTTGTTAACCAAAGAGTGTGGGGTGTTCTTGAACAATACCAAATCAAACATCACAAGTCTTCCCCCTACTACCGCAAGGCAATGGCCAG AACAACCAGACATGGAACAACCGGAGTAACACCCTTCTCGTTGGTTTATGGGGTTGAAGCTGTACTGCCAACAGAGATTGAAGTGCCCACCGCCAGGATGTTGTTAGACGAGGCAAGGGATCGTGAAGCTGAGTTgcaagaattggaagaaaaaagagaagttGTGGGAAGCAAGATGGAAGAATACCACCGGAGACTAGCATTAGCTTACGACAAGCATGTTCAGTCCAGGGTGTTCCTAGAGGGTGATCTGGTGCTAAAATCAGTAGACGCAGTAATGAGGAAGATGTCTTTGCCAAAATGGGCTCCCAAATGA
- the LOC130935728 gene encoding protein IQ-DOMAIN 2-like → MGRKGNWFSSVKKALSPDSKEKKEQKSKKKWFGKQKLQSSGSYQESDKAPPLLPPEDVKLADLEIESSHDRVVEVATSADVEKPVPAVAVQATVVRVEAATTSHTITRFSGKPKEEVAAIKIQTAFRGYLARRALRALRGLVRLKSLMEGPIVKRQAISTLRSMQTLARVQGQIRSRRIRMLEENQALQRQLLQKHAKELESMRIGEEWDDSLQSKEQIEAKLLGKYEAAMRRERALAYAFTHQQNGKSSSKSMNPMFMDPTNPSWGWSWLERWMAARPWESRGMMDKELNDHSSIKSSSRSITAGEISKSFARFQLNSETHSPTASQNPSTPSFQSHSAPPKAPASPAVARKLKKGSPKGSLVLEDDSKSMVSVQSDRFRRHSIAGSSVRDDESLASSPSVPSYMVPTQSAKAKSRTQNQSPLTMENGKTDKGSFGTAKKRLSFPASPARPPRRHSGPPKIESSLNAEFAVSNSAAS, encoded by the exons ATGGGGAGAAAAGGAAATTGGTTTTCTTCTGTGAAGAAAGCTCTGAGTCCTGACtcaaaggagaagaaagaaCAG AAATCAAAGAAGAAATGGTTTGGGAAGCAGAAGTTGCAGAGTTCAGGCTCATACCAGGAATCTGATAAAGCACCACCTCTTCTGCCACCAGAAGATGTTAAATTGGCTGATCTTGAAATTGAAAGCAGTCATGATCGTGTTGTTGAAGTTGCAACTTCTGCAGATGTTGAGAAACCTGTTCCTGCTGTTGCAGTTCAGGCAACAGTGGTTAGGGTTGAAGCTGCTACTACCAGTCATACAATTACTCGGTTCTCTGGCAAACCAAAGGAAGAAGTGGCAGCAATTAAGATTCAAACGGCTTTCCGGGGATACTTG GCAAGAAGAGCGCTGCGGGCTTTAAGAGGACTGGTCAGATTGAAGTCATTGATGGAAGGGCCCATTGTTAAGCGCCAAGCAATAAGTACCCTTCGCTCTATGCAGACTTTAGCTCGTGTGCAAGGTCAGATTCGTTCTCGTAGGATCAGAATGTTAGAGGAGAATCAGGCTCTGCAGCGACAGCTCTTGcagaagcatgcaaaagagcTCGAGAGCATGCGG ATTGGCGAGGAATGGGATGACAGCTTACAATCAAAAGAACAGATTGAAGCCAAGTTACTGGGCAAGTATGAGGCTGCTATGAGAAGAGAAAGGGCACTGGCTTATGCATTCACTCATCAG CAAAACGGGAAGAGCTCATCTAAATCTATGAATCCCATGTTCATGGATCCAACCAATCCTAGCTGGGGTTGGAGTTGGCTGGAACGATGGATGGCAGCTCGACCTTGGGAGAGCCGTGGCATGATGGATAAAGAGCTGAACGACCATTCATCCATAAAAAGCTCAAGCCGCAGCATTACTGCTGGGGAAATCAGCAAATCATTTGCTCGTTTCCAGCTAAATTCTGAAACGCATTCTCCAACGGCCAGCCAAAATCCCAGCACACCTAGCTTCCAGTCCCATTCGGCTCCTCCCAAGGCACCGGCTTCTCCAGCAGTCGCTAGGAAACTGAAGAAGGGGAGCCCAAAGGGCAGTTTGGTTTTGGAAGATGACTCCAaaagcatggtcagtgtacagtCAGACCGGTTTCGGAGGCACTCCATCGCCGGATCATCAGTGAGGGATGATGAGAGCCTTGCCAGCTCTCCATCAGTTCCAAGTTACATGGTGCCAACTCAATCTGCAAAAGCCAAGTCCAGGACACAAAATCAAAGTCCATTAACGATGGAAAATGGGAAAACAGACAAGGGTTCCTTTGGGACTGCAAAGAAGCGTCTTTCTTTTCCGGCTTCACCTGCCAGACCACCCCGGCGGCATTCAGGTCCACCGAAGATAGAAAGCAGTTTAAATGCAGAATTCGCCGTGAGCAACAGTGCGGCCAGTTGA